From the genome of Chroicocephalus ridibundus chromosome 1, bChrRid1.1, whole genome shotgun sequence, one region includes:
- the LAMP1 gene encoding lysosome-associated membrane glycoprotein 1, whose protein sequence is MTGRGCRQSPQRGATPPPPPPPAATVPPSSPRSRRCRLAPSLAPAMARAPGARGLLAAAALLGFLQASSSFEVKDSSGKVCIIADLTVAFSVEYKSNGQKEFAHFFLPQNATVEQESSCGNGNTSQPVLVLGFGAGHSLSLNFSENADKYQVEEIVFHYNLSDATLFHNSTAGGTKKVSHKTTIQAHLGTKYRCITSKQVNMKNANVTFSNVTLEAYLTNGTFSLNKTECAEDMVSTTAVVPTTPKQTTGQVPTTNPAPTASPPNPAVGKYNVTGSNGTCVLAYMGLQLNITYLKKDGKMGLDLLNFIPHNTTSSGTCDNTSAALNLTFDKTRVIFRFALNASTEKFFLQGVSVSTTLPSEATVAKFEASNNSMSELRATVGNSYKCSAEENLQVTDKALVNVFNVQIQVFKIDGDKFGAVEECQLDENNMLIPIIVGAALAGLVLIVLIAYLIGRKRSHAGYQTI, encoded by the exons ATGACCGGCCGGGGCTGTCGCCAGTCTCCCCAGCGCGGTgcgacgccgccgccgcctccgccccccgccgccaccgtccccccctcctcgccccgctcccgccggtgCCGCCTCGCCCCGTCCCTTGCTCCCGCCATGGCTCGGGCGCCCGGCGCGCGGGGGCTGCTCGCGGCGGCCGCCCTGCTCG GCTTTTTACAGGCTTCCTCTTCATTTGAGGTGAAAGATTCAAGTGGTAAGGTCTGCATAATCGCTGATCTGACAGTAGCCTTCTCAGTGGAATACAAAAGCAATGGGCAAAAAGAG TTTGCACACTTCTTCCTTCCGCAAAATGCTACAGTAGAGCAAGAGAGCTCATGTGGTAATGGTAACACATCTCAGCCAGTTCTGGTATTGGGTTTTGGAGCAGGACATTCACTAAGCCTGAATTTCTCAGAAAATGCAGACAAGTACCAAGTCGAAGAGATAGTTTTCCACTACAATCTGTCAGATGCAACTTTATTCCATAATTCAACTGCAG GAGGAACAAAGAAAGTATCACATAAAACTACTATTCAGGCACATCTGGGCACAAAATACAGGTGCATCACCTCCAAGCAAGTCAATATGAAGAATGCGAACGTTACTTTTAGCAATGTTACTTTGGAAGCCTATCTCACAAATGGCACTTTCAGTCTGAACA agACAGAATGTGCTGAAGATATGGTCTCTACTACTGCTGTAGTGCCTACAACTCCTAAACAGACTACTGGCCAGGTTCCAACAACTAACCCAGCACCAACTGCATCACCCCCCAATCCTGCAGTTGGTAAATACAATGTGACTGGTTCAAATGGAACCTGTGTACTTGCCTACATGGGGTTACAGCTTAATATCACCTATctgaaaaaagatggaaag ATGGGATTGGATTTGCTGAATTTCATACCACATAATACAACTTCTTCTGGGACATGTGACAACACATCTGCTGCCTTGAATCTGACTTTTGACAAAACAAGGGTTATCTTCCGCTTTGCATTG AATGCAAGTACTGAAAAATTCTTCCTGCAAGGTGTGAGTGTAAGCACGACTCTGCCTTCTGAAGCAACAG TTGCAAAGTTTGAAGCATCGAACAACAGCATGAGTGAGCTGAGAGCTACAGTGGGGAACTCCTACAAGTGCAGTGCAGAGGAGAATCTCCAGGTCACAGACAAAGCCCTTGTCAACGTATTTAATGTTCAGATCCAGGTTTTCAAGATTGACGGAGACAAATTTGGGGCAG tggAAGAATGTCAACTGGATGAAAATAACATGCTGATACCTATAATAGTCGGTGCAGCCCTTGCTGGTCTTGTTCTAATTGTCTTGATTGCTTACTTGATTGGCAGAAAGAGGAGCCATGCTGGATATCAAACAATTTAA